Sequence from the Micropterus dolomieu isolate WLL.071019.BEF.003 ecotype Adirondacks unplaced genomic scaffold, ASM2129224v1 contig_8783, whole genome shotgun sequence genome:
cacacaccagcacacacacacacacacaccagcacacacacacaccaacacaagcTGCATTTATGTCCCACAGTAAACTCTGTATAATGTTGTTTCTCAGCACTCTGCTAAAGAAACACGTGTACGctgctgtttcatttttttgtttgtttactgtaaaactttcgTCAATaaaactcaacacttcctgcagatgtttcaaattaaaagcctgCCAGGAACAGGGGCGATAATGCCCACTGAGCTACTGGAAGGGCTTTAATATGAAACATCTGTAAACCACTGGCAGCAGCTCAATAAAGTTACAGGAAATAGAATAAAAGCAGTGTTTCTCAACGTGTACATTACCCTGAAGGTACCAAGAAATCATGTTTCCATCAAAGcagatttaaaataataacattaaaccatgcgaataaaaaaataaaagctggtTTTCTCTGGACTTTTATGGTACATAATAAAATATCCCAGAGAAATGATATAACATTGTTAAAAATTATTTAGTAAAGTATTTAATGAAGCACAGATCCTTAAAGAGATCACTGCAGCGTAATAAATCTCACTCGTTTTACTGGATCAATGTAAATCTTGGTGAAGAACAGCTGATCGCTGTCACCATCTTCTCCAGTCCAATCAGCAACCATCGCCTTGATGTTGGGGAGGTAGCCCATCAGACCTGGGGGAGGAAACaaataatttcatttcatattcatGTATAAAACAAGGCTGTTAAAGTATAACACAGTTTCTGTGTAAGCAGAACGTCGTCTTGTAAAGTCACTTGTGAGATTTTATGATATCATATGTAGTTAAATGAACTGGCTAAATATGTGTGCTACTTCATTTAAACATCGTCAGTGTTTCCTTAAAGTCGCTCTGTGAAGTCATAGGAGTCTTTACACTGGAGACgctggagacatgtccccacccCAGTTTGACATGGCTGAGTCTGTCCACatctttttaaatcatttgttaaaaatgttctgaaaaatagtttgcacaataagaaaacattcaaTGCAAtttatagaagaaacaaatgtgcgttgtccaaaaaaagttacttaagctaaaaaaaacaagcagcttattgctgcattatattctgttatacttttatatttaatcatttcacctgccagctgatttttttgtttctctttatataaagacatttccaccgtaaACTGGAGcagaaatgtctccagaatgcaggaaattaagtgttaatgcaccaattttctgggggaggattAGCAGACTCCCGCTcatttatttcagcatttcctatttcttcaaaacaccacttttcaacacaaagtgacgcccttgtgtGGAGTTCCTCACTGAGTGTCTGCACCCTGGAGGTCAAGTCTTTCCTCAGATTTATCTTAAATACACAGTGAAATGTAACTATCTGACTGTATATCCTGCATATTTACCAgcttcttcttcactgcctttgCACACTGTTGTGTTTCCTAGCACTTTAGCGCCACCTGCAGCTCAGTGGAACAGTGTGAGACCATTACCAGGGGGACCCTGTGTGCTGTAGCCCCCGTCCAtattacaacaaacacaacaatgacCCACTCATAAAGACATCACTCCTCAGACGGTTCCTTCAGCTGAACTCTGCCTTCGGTTGGTCTTGTAATGCACATTCACATCCACATTGTTTGTACACATAGatctattattcttttataacttgcaCATGTGTTAATTCCACATTTAtatgtgtttacatttatttatttatgctgtATGCTAGCACCTAATCactaaagcaaattcctcgGACGTGGAAAATACTACTTTGCAGTAAagctctgattctgattctgacggGACTAATTCAGGTACAAAGCTGTGTGACCCACATACCCCCTGAGCCCAGGAATCTGTTGCCCTCCCTGACGTGAGGGTGCTTGTCCTCCAGGTGTCTGTCAGGCCAGATCAGGCTTTCAGAGGAGAACACCACCTTGTGTCTGGCCTGCTGGAACTTCTTGAGTAGCTCTTTGGGACCCGAGGCGAAAACCACATCGTAGCTGCGTCACACAGGGAGTGAAAACAGAAAACTTTACTGGCGCGTGAAGCCTGAGACACAGTTAGAACAAATGAAGGGGTTGCCTTTATACGATGCCAGCGTGCTTTCTTGGAGAGCTAAGTTGCTGGTGGTTGTGTTAAAAACATCACACTCTCTCTggatttcagtgtgtgttatgAGTTAAGGATTCTGGtcttgttttggttccatgtctggTGTTCTACTGTTTTGCCCATCCTGTTTAAGTCtggttttggttctgtgtttctctgtgtagccttgttgtTTTATTCAGTCTCATGGTctagtttacttagtatctgttttgtctcttatcttagttccCTGTTCTGTGACTTAGTTAATGTCTTTATGTTTAATcctagcttcagtctgttttccctgtttgtagtttatttgtgatctgtctgattGTGTCTGACTTAGGTtgttattctgatctgttacatATTGTTCTGATATGGCCTGTGTTTAGTGTCCAGTAACCTGTGTTATGTAtgttcccctgctgtctctctggcTGCCTGTCTCGTTACTCCCTggttaaatgtttgctgtttcccttcagtatctgtccggtcattgtagtgtgtaGATGCTCTGTCTCATGTTGTGGTTATAGCTCTTCATTCCCTGCCTGTACCCTGTTGTTTCTGCAGTTTTTGGATTACTTATGTTTCTGGATTTTCAGTTGGATTACCTTGTTTGCTTGGACTGTGTTTATTTTGGATTTCCTGGACTCTcattgtaagtgtgctcaccttaagtttgttaataaacctttttgaactgtacctgctccgctcagtgtcctgcatttgggtccaaaaACCTTCTCCACACCACAAATCataacagtgtgtttgtttcagcATGTTCAGAGCAGTTTTACTAAAACTCCCATAAAGCTGTCTGATATACTAACAACTACAGAGGTGAAGACATTTGACCCACCAAAACATCAGATATAACATATTCACTGAGTATGTTTTTTGAGTATTATTCCCCACACTTAAGTTAAAGTTGTTCAAGGCAAAACTGACAAGTTCATGAATGgaaatcaattaaaaaacacatgtacTCCTTTAAACACCGTCTGACAGGAGCAGATTTGAATCTGAAGACACCCTACCTGTCAATAAAGAGGATGATTTGGTCCTCGTCCTTAAACTCCTCCAGAGCCACTTTAAGGAGTCGTACTTTCTGACCTCCTCCCGGGGCTGACATGTAGTCGCCTCCTTTCCATTTCTGACCCCGACCTAGGaccttaaaacacacactcacatccagTCACTGCAGTCTGAAGACCTGAAAGATGGTTATGTTTATTGTGGCTTATTTCAGTGACATAATTAAGAACTATGACTGCATTAGAGGGAAAAGTAGGACCCAGCTTTTCGTAGCCAGACAGAAGGAGGGGAACTCAGGGGTTCCTACCTTGACAGTGTAGTTAAAGTGTTTGGCTGACCCCATAAAACGCCTGAAGCCATCGGTCTCCTTGGTTGCAACCGTCATGACTAGAAGTTTCCCTGGCAGACACAGAGGAATTCAGAAAGATGACACCATAGATCTTCCATTCGCTTGAAGCATGAAGTTCTGCCACACCTGACAGCTTCTGCGATGTTTGTCTCAATTTTGCATAATGGGAGACGAACAGTGAAGTAAAATTATGAGCTTTTATTCTTCATCTATTACCGTGCACCATCACATGAAGTatttactaaaataataaaaatatttttgctctTCCTGTGCTGGTAATAACTGCCATGTTGTAATAAGTTATTAACTGCTGGGACAAACtatattatacaatattttGGCCATAATAACTCATCACACTTCTCGCTCTTTGATAAGTCAGTGTTATCTTCTATCACAGAGCCAATCTACTCTTGTGATACTACAGACTTGTTCATTGTTGCATTTCAAGAAAAATAGGTCAAAGCTGCCCCCATTTATTTAGTCCAGAGTCTTATTCCCATAAAATAAATCTCGGTTTCAGCAGGTTTCAATAAATCTGGTTTCTGGGTTTTCTGTATCAAGTGTCATTTGCTTTATTGTAGTTTCCTCTTCATCCTGTCCCGTTTCAGGCTTTTTTAGAAGCTTATTGAGGGACCctgcaccaaccacaatctcttTCTTAGGAAGTCTTCTATTAGGGAGGATGTTTGAGACTGTGAGCAAACTGAGGAGAAATATATATTCAAACTCGTCCAGACAGACATAAAGTCTCTTTATAGGTCCATAACAGACTTGACTGAACACCATCCCCTCTCTGCACGTCCCTGCAGCTCACCTACAGCCCATCCACCGCTAACATGTCGGTGTGAGCAGCTCCGTCCACGTCAGCGCTCTCCCGAGCACCGAGCTACGTACAGCTCCCCCTCTCCCGCACAGAACCTAAAGTTAAACTCCTGCATTTCTTCTTAGCagcgtgttttaatgggaaaagAAACGTGCAAGTTACAGAATAGAGTAGTGGATGTCTTTAGCGAGGTGTAAATGAGTATTCGGCATGCAGCAAGCCAAGTCTGGAAAATCTCAGCTTCTCTAACTGGACTGTTATTTTCAGTTTCTCACTGTGGTGGCACCGCAGGTCGGACGGTTCAGACCACAGGTTGTTTATCCGAGTTAGCGGTTTTCCTATACTGAGACAGTGGGACTTTATTAACGCCATTATTACCATTTAACGTCCCAGTATGTGTGAGTTAGATAACACGCTGTGCAGAGACGCTCCGTCCCTCACTCACCTTCGGGAATCCGCTGCTCCTCACAGTTTGTCAGGAGGAAAAGTGCGCAGACTAAAAGTCCCGGGAACAGAAGCG
This genomic interval carries:
- the LOC123965171 gene encoding procollagen-lysine,2-oxoglutarate 5-dioxygenase 1-like, producing the protein MKLSWSLLFPGLLVCALFLLTNCEEQRIPEGKLLVMTVATKETDGFRRFMGSAKHFNYTVKVLGRGQKWKGGDYMSAPGGGQKVRLLKVALEEFKDEDQIILFIDSYDVVFASGPKELLKKFQQARHKVVFSSESLIWPDRHLEDKHPHVREGNRFLGSGGLMGYLPNIKAMVADWTGEDGDSDQLFFTKIYIDPVKRKSINITLDSKCRLFQNLHGALGEFLQPLSPASEVDEAETHSVRNNRFIRLRSSGSLHIVQNKFLMFGPRGQPARCRFILSFKCHSNCYNHCSGPLWLCF